GTGGCGCTGTCGCAGGTGGTTGGTCGGCTCCTCGGCGTACGCCGGCACGAGGTGGACCCGCGCGGCGGTGGCGCCCCCCGGGTGCCGCACCCGGTCGCCGCGGTGGTCGTCGGCGGCGGCATCGCCGGCATGTCCGCGGCGGTGGTGCTCGCGGAGCGCGGCGTCGAGGTGACGGTGCTGGAGGCCGCGCCGACCCTGGGCGGCCGGCTCGCCGCCTGGCCGGAGACTCTCGCCGACGGCAGCCGCCAGGTCAACGAGCACGGCTTCCACGCCTTCTTCCGGCAGTACTACAACTGGCGGAACGTCCTGCGCCGGATCGACCCGGCGCTGCGCTTCCTGCGGGCCGTACCGGGCTACCCGGTGCTGAGCGCGCGGTGGCCGACCGAGGAGTTCGGGCGGCTGCCGCCCGCGCCGCCGGCGAACCTGCTCACGCTGCTGGCCCGCAGCCCCAGCCTGCGGCTACGCGACCTGCGCGGGATGGACCGGGACGCCGCGCTGCCGCTGCTGGCGTACGACCCGGTGCGCACCTACGCCGAGTTCGACGACACCACCGCCGACGAGCTGCTCACCTCGTTGCGGCTGCCGGACCGGGCCCGGGCGATGCTCTTCGAGGTCTTCTCCCATTCGTTCTTCAACCACGAGGCGGAGATGTCGGCCGCCGAGATGATCGCCCAGTTCCACTTCTACCTGCTCGGCAACCCGGAAGGGCTGGCCTTCGACTGCCCCGACGAGGACTACGCCACGGCGATCTGGGCGCCCCTGGCCCGGCACGTCGAGCGGCACGGCGGCCGGATCCACACCGGTGCTCCGGTGGCATCGCTGCACCGCGACCCCGACGGCTGGCGGGTGCGGACTCCCGAGCGGACCTTCCGGGCCGGGCACGTCGTGCTCGCCGTCGACCCGCCGGCCCTCGCCGCGCTGGTCGCGGGCTCCCCGTCGCTGGCCGAGCAGGCCCCGGCGCTGGTGGCGGCGATGCCCGCGTACGGTCGCCCCGGCCCGCCGTACGCGGTCGCCCGCTACTGGTGCGACGGTGACGTCGACCCCGGGCGGGCGATCTTCAGCGGGGTGTCCCGGCAGTCCACGCTGGACTCGGTGACGCTGTACCACCGGCTGGAGCACGAGTCCCGCCGCTGGGCCGAGCGCACCGGCGGATCTGTGATCGAGCTGCACGCGTACGCCTGCGAACCGGACGTGCCGGCCACGGAGCTGGCCGGACGGATGCGCGCCGAGCTGGGCGTGCTCTGGCCGGAGGCGGACCGGCTGCGGGTGCGGGAGCTGCGGGCCCGGGTGGAGGCGAAGGCGCCGGCCTTCGCGCCGGGCAGCCA
This is a stretch of genomic DNA from Micromonospora sp. WMMD1082. It encodes these proteins:
- a CDS encoding FAD-dependent oxidoreductase, which gives rise to MALSQVVGRLLGVRRHEVDPRGGGAPRVPHPVAAVVVGGGIAGMSAAVVLAERGVEVTVLEAAPTLGGRLAAWPETLADGSRQVNEHGFHAFFRQYYNWRNVLRRIDPALRFLRAVPGYPVLSARWPTEEFGRLPPAPPANLLTLLARSPSLRLRDLRGMDRDAALPLLAYDPVRTYAEFDDTTADELLTSLRLPDRARAMLFEVFSHSFFNHEAEMSAAEMIAQFHFYLLGNPEGLAFDCPDEDYATAIWAPLARHVERHGGRIHTGAPVASLHRDPDGWRVRTPERTFRAGHVVLAVDPPALAALVAGSPSLAEQAPALVAAMPAYGRPGPPYAVARYWCDGDVDPGRAIFSGVSRQSTLDSVTLYHRLEHESRRWAERTGGSVIELHAYACEPDVPATELAGRMRAELGVLWPEADRLRVRELRARVEAKAPAFAPGSHAGRPGVRTDADGLYLAGDGIRTDFPSALMERAAATGILAANHILRAEGATAEPVHSVRPRGLLARH